One Acidobacteriota bacterium genomic window carries:
- a CDS encoding 4Fe-4S binding protein, protein MGITIDSDLCEHSGVCAAVCPEDVIEHENGATELANPAACTECWICVDNCASGAVTID, encoded by the coding sequence ATGGGTATCACTATTGACAGCGATCTTTGCGAGCATTCCGGCGTCTGCGCTGCGGTCTGCCCCGAGGATGTCATCGAGCACGAGAACGGTGCCACCGAGCTGGCCAACCCCGCCGCCTGTACCGAGTGTTGGATCTGTGTCGACAACTGCGCCTCGGGTGCCGTCACGATCG